One part of the Dermacentor andersoni chromosome 2, qqDerAnde1_hic_scaffold, whole genome shotgun sequence genome encodes these proteins:
- the LOC126540803 gene encoding uncharacterized protein, with the protein MPPVRCLLTVPHLRAKRSYTLQDGSLEALKQAVATCPVLGSLVALSSRKFQVLDPTFNEYVDLAADDNIPDMAKIIVDAQQESVAEGAPSCSSSQVNFIAEVHIKGHFGNLCTEQTQPSSSDDDGVNFVMPSLGALHEKVISGEALTSSSFRQITDILFGAMASTTLFPTRQFYNKVTSLLLDKYPQLPDVGSGSDSWKVALRNKFKNQRRKLQDNRALQNREKFGAQRRTEAAAKELQRSKKPKMAIGLPNLKGEDETSISKHEEWLILESKKSLPNEKAMQERMALTANQRLPDLAKSTVLDVKMKYPYLMEFQRLTKKLVDHSS; encoded by the exons ATGCCGCCTGTACGTTGCCTATTAACTGTGCCGCACCTCCGTGCGAAGCGGTCGTACACGCTACAAGATGGGTCCTTGGAAGCGCTCAAGCAAGCAGTCGCCACTTGTCCAGTTCTCGGTAGTCTGGTGGCACTGTCATCAAGGAAATTTCAG GTGCTGGATCCGACATTCAACGAATATGTTGACCTCGCTGCCGATGACAACATACCTGATATGGCCAAAATCATTGTTGACGCCCAACAGGAAAGTGTCGCTGAAGGAGCACCATCATGTTCATCATCACAGGTAAATTTCATAGCGGAAG TGCACATCAAAGGTCACTTTGGAAACTTGTGTACAGAGCAGACCCA GCCATCGAGCTCAGATGATGACGGGGTCAACTTTGTGATGCCCAGCCTTGGAGCCCTCCATGAAAAAGTCATCAGTGGCGAAGCACTCACGTCTTCTTCTTTTAGACAGATCACCGACATCTTATTTGGTGCAATGGCATCCACAACATT GTTTCCAACACGTCAGTTCTACAACAAGGTGACGTCCCTTCTCCTTGACAAGTACCCACAGCTGCCAGACGTTGGAAGTGGATCC GACTCCTGGAAAGTAGCACTTCGAAATAAATTCAAAAACCAGAGACGGAAACTTCAAGATAATCGTGCATTGCAAAACCGAGAGAAATTTGGTGCTCAAAGACGAACTGAGGCAGCCGCGAAGGAGCTCCAGCGCAGCAAGAAGCCTAAGATG GCCATCGGCCTCCCGAACCTCAAAGGAGAAGATGAGACTAGTATCAGCAAACACGAGGAATGGCTCATCTTAGAAAGCAAGAAGTCTTTACCAAATGAGAAGGCGATGCAAGAAAGAATGGCCCTAACAGCAAACCAAAGACTTCCTGACCTTGCCAAGAGCACTGTGCTCGATGTCAAGATGAAATATCCATACCTCATGGAATTTCAACGA CTAACCAAGAAGCTAGTTGACCACAGCAGTTAG